In a genomic window of Physeter macrocephalus isolate SW-GA chromosome 14, ASM283717v5, whole genome shotgun sequence:
- the MGME1 gene encoding mitochondrial genome maintenance exonuclease 1, whose amino-acid sequence MKVFQTICRQLKSSKGFSVEPAPCVVFSTSSYLCGRKKKVNPYEEVDQEKYSDLVRSVLSFRGHAQAPQSLFEEDALLYGPVRKCKAPKQEEEAVPRNWCPLFNPEKSGKPNATSDPTIPLKIPLQRNMIPSVTRILQQTMTSEQISCLERWKRRMILKLGEDGFAEYTSNMFLQGKRFHEALESILSPQGNLKEPDENLLKSGYIQSIQHVLRDVSGVQALESAVKHETLKYVGLLDCVADYQGKLCVIDWKTSEKPKPFIQNTFDNPLQVVAYVGAVNHDINYSFQVQCGLIVVAYKDGSPAHPHFMDAELCSQYWAKWLLRLEEYTKKEKNQNIQKLD is encoded by the exons atgAAGGTATTTCAGACCATCTGCAGGCAGCTTAAAAGTTCAAAGGGGTTTTCTGTAGAACCAGCCCCCTGTGTGGTCTTCTCCACTTCCTCTTATTTGTGTGGCCGGAAGAAAAAAGTGAACCCTTATGAAGAAGTGGACCAAGAAAAGTACTCTGATTTAGTAAGGTCTGTCTTGTCATTCAGAGGCCATGCCCAGGCGCCACAGTCTTTGTTTGAGGAAGATGCTTTACTCTACGGACCTGTGAGGAAGTGTAAGGCCCCAAAGCAAGAAGAAGAAGCAGTTCCACGAAACTGGTGTCCTCTCTTCAATCCAGAGAAAAGTGGAAAACCAAATGCAACAAGTGATCCTACAATTCCTTTGAAAATCCCTTTGCAAAGGAATATGATACCAAGTGTGACCCGAATCCTTCAGCAGACCATGACCTCAGAACAGATTTCCTGTTTGGAGAGGTGGAAACGTCGGATGATTCTGAAACTGGGAGAGGATGGCTTTGCAGAATATACTTCAA ACATGTTTTTACAAGGGAAACGGTTTCATGAAGCCTTGGAAAGCATACTGTCACCCCAGGGGAACTTAAAAGAGCCTGATGAAAATCTCCTCAAATCTGGCTACATCCAAAGTATCCAGCATGTTCTGAGAGATGTCagtggagtgcaggctctggaaAGTGCTGTTAAACATGAGACCCTAAAGTATGTAGGTCTGCTGGACTGTGTAGCTGATTATCA GGGCAAGCTGTGTGTGATTGATTGGAAGACATCGGAGAAGCCAAAGCCTTTCATCCAAAATACATTTGACAACCCGCTGCAAGTCGTGGCGTATGTTGGTGCCGTAAACCATGACATCAACTACAGCTTTCAG GTTCAGTGCGGCTTGATCGTGGTTGCCTACAAAGACGGGTCCCCTGCCCACCCACATTTCATGGACGCAGAGCTCTGCTCCCAGTACTGGGCAAAGTGGCTTCTTCGACTAGAAGAAtatacaaagaaggaaaagaaccagAATATTCAGAAACTAGATTAA